From a region of the Fischerella sp. JS2 genome:
- a CDS encoding valine--tRNA ligase, which translates to MTATITNLPDRYDPFTTEAKWQKFWEENQTYKADPHAGGEPYCIVIPPPNVTGSLHMGHAFDNSLIDTLVRYHRMKGDNALYLPGTDHASIAVHTMLEKQLKAEGKTRNELGRKQFLERAWQWKAESGGTIVNQLRRLGVSVDWSRERFTLDAGLTTAVLEAFNRLYEEGLIYRGKYLVNWCPESQSAVSDLEVDAKEVDGHLWHFRYPLTDGSGYVEVATTRPETMLGDTAVAVNPNDERYQHLIGKTLTLPIMNREIPIIGDELVDPTFGTGCVKVTPAHDPNDFEMGKRHSLPFINIMNKDGSLNENAGEFQGQDRFVARKNVVARLEADSFLVKVEDYKHSVPYSERGKVPVEPLLSTQWFVKIRPLADRALEFLDEKNSPRFVPQRWTKVYRDWLVKLKDWCISRQLWWGHQIPAWYAVSETGDEITDNTPFVVARSEAEARENLVGQFGENVKVEQDPDVLDTWFSAGLWPFSTLGWPEQTPDLTTYYPTSTLVTGFDIIFFWVARMTMMAGHFTGQMPFKDVYIHGLVLDENGQKQSKTKGNGIDPLILIEKYGTDALRYTMIKEVAGAGQDIRMDYNRKTDESPSVEASRNFANKLWNAARFVMMNLDGQTPQQLGEPNPTELSDRWILSRYHRVVQQTRNYLDNYGLGEAAKGLYEFIWGDFCDWYIELVKSRLQNNADPASRRVAQQTLAYVLEGILKLLSPFMPHITEEIWHTLTQQGAETKQSLSWQLYPEAQTNLIDSETEEHFELLIGTIRTIRNLRAEADVKRGVKVNVNLQTDSDKERQILTVGQSYIQDLANVENLMIAAGESQQQREKPQIGWKKIALIIAVVYFFRLGLAIADAVDDIPLLGSFFEVVGFIYATWFVSQNLLSVEARQKFWQQLFKPPADQMASSEVSQQPQAPEKAIAGVVGTVQVLLPLAGVVDIEAYVAKLQKRLTKLEAEIKSLTGRLSNPKFVEQAPPNVVKETRDALAEAQKQAEILRDRLRQLA; encoded by the coding sequence ATGACCGCAACAATTACTAATCTCCCTGATCGATACGATCCCTTTACCACCGAAGCTAAATGGCAAAAATTTTGGGAAGAAAATCAAACCTACAAAGCCGACCCCCATGCAGGTGGTGAACCTTACTGCATCGTCATCCCACCACCCAACGTCACCGGTAGCCTACACATGGGTCACGCCTTTGACAATAGTTTGATTGATACCCTCGTGCGCTATCACCGCATGAAAGGAGATAATGCTCTCTACCTCCCCGGAACTGACCACGCCAGTATCGCTGTCCATACAATGCTGGAAAAGCAACTCAAGGCAGAGGGCAAAACTCGCAATGAATTAGGACGCAAGCAGTTTCTAGAACGGGCTTGGCAGTGGAAGGCAGAATCTGGGGGAACAATTGTCAATCAACTGCGACGCTTGGGTGTGTCGGTCGATTGGTCGCGGGAACGCTTTACCCTCGATGCAGGTTTAACCACAGCTGTTTTGGAAGCTTTTAACCGTCTCTACGAAGAAGGGCTAATTTATCGTGGAAAGTATTTAGTTAACTGGTGTCCAGAGTCACAATCAGCTGTTTCTGATTTGGAAGTAGATGCCAAAGAGGTTGATGGTCATCTTTGGCACTTCCGCTATCCACTGACAGATGGTTCTGGTTATGTAGAGGTGGCGACGACTCGACCAGAAACGATGCTGGGTGATACGGCGGTGGCGGTGAATCCTAATGATGAACGCTATCAGCATTTGATTGGGAAGACTCTGACGCTACCAATTATGAATCGGGAAATTCCGATTATTGGCGATGAGTTAGTTGACCCAACTTTCGGGACTGGTTGTGTGAAGGTGACTCCTGCCCATGATCCGAATGATTTTGAAATGGGCAAACGTCACAGTCTGCCGTTTATCAATATTATGAATAAGGACGGCTCTCTAAATGAGAATGCCGGTGAGTTTCAAGGACAAGACCGCTTTGTTGCCAGAAAGAATGTGGTTGCTCGTTTAGAAGCAGACAGTTTTCTGGTGAAGGTGGAAGATTATAAGCATTCGGTTCCTTATAGTGAGCGTGGGAAAGTGCCTGTAGAACCGTTGCTTTCAACCCAGTGGTTTGTCAAAATTCGCCCACTGGCAGACCGGGCACTGGAATTCCTCGACGAGAAAAATTCGCCTCGGTTTGTGCCTCAACGCTGGACTAAGGTTTACCGTGATTGGTTGGTAAAGTTAAAGGATTGGTGTATTTCCCGGCAATTGTGGTGGGGACACCAAATCCCGGCTTGGTACGCTGTCAGTGAAACGGGTGATGAAATTACTGATAACACGCCGTTTGTTGTGGCGCGGAGTGAGGCAGAAGCACGAGAAAACTTAGTTGGACAATTTGGGGAGAATGTCAAGGTAGAGCAAGATCCAGATGTACTGGATACTTGGTTTTCTGCTGGACTTTGGCCATTTTCAACTTTGGGATGGCCGGAACAAACCCCGGATTTAACGACTTACTACCCTACTAGTACTTTGGTGACTGGTTTTGACATTATCTTTTTCTGGGTTGCCAGAATGACGATGATGGCGGGACATTTTACTGGTCAAATGCCGTTTAAGGATGTTTACATCCACGGGTTGGTGTTAGATGAAAATGGTCAAAAGCAGTCTAAGACTAAGGGTAATGGTATTGACCCGTTGATTTTGATTGAGAAGTACGGTACAGATGCCCTGCGCTACACGATGATTAAGGAAGTAGCTGGTGCGGGTCAAGATATCCGGATGGACTACAACCGGAAGACGGATGAGTCGCCGTCGGTGGAAGCGTCCCGTAACTTTGCTAATAAGCTGTGGAATGCGGCGCGGTTTGTGATGATGAATTTGGATGGACAGACGCCGCAGCAATTGGGTGAACCTAATCCTACAGAGTTAAGCGATCGCTGGATTCTTTCGCGTTACCATCGTGTTGTTCAGCAAACCCGCAATTATCTGGATAATTACGGGCTTGGTGAAGCTGCTAAGGGTTTGTATGAGTTTATTTGGGGTGATTTTTGCGACTGGTATATTGAACTTGTCAAATCTCGCTTGCAAAATAATGCTGATCCGGCATCGCGACGAGTAGCACAACAAACTCTGGCATACGTACTGGAAGGGATTTTGAAGCTGCTTAGTCCTTTTATGCCTCACATTACGGAAGAAATTTGGCATACTCTGACTCAACAAGGGGCAGAGACTAAGCAAAGTTTATCTTGGCAATTGTATCCAGAGGCACAGACAAATTTAATAGACTCTGAAACAGAAGAACACTTTGAGCTGTTGATTGGTACAATCCGCACGATTCGCAACTTGCGCGCCGAAGCAGATGTGAAACGAGGGGTAAAAGTAAATGTAAACTTGCAAACTGACAGCGACAAGGAAAGGCAAATTCTCACTGTTGGACAATCTTACATTCAAGATTTGGCGAATGTAGAGAATTTAATGATCGCTGCTGGTGAGAGTCAGCAACAGCGAGAAAAACCCCAGATCGGTTGGAAGAAGATTGCATTAATTATTGCAGTAGTCTACTTTTTCCGACTTGGTTTAGCGATCGCTGATGCGGTTGATGATATTCCTCTGCTGGGAAGTTTCTTTGAAGTTGTAGGTTTTATTTATGCAACGTGGTTTGTAAGCCAAAACTTATTGTCTGTTGAGGCTAGACAAAAGTTCTGGCAACAATTGTTCAAACCACCTGCTGACCAGATGGCATCATCAGAAGTATCACAACAACCACAAGCACCAGAAAAAGCGATCGCAGGTGTGGTTGGTACAGTGCAAGTTCTACTTCCCCTGGCTGGCGTGGTCGATATAGAAGCTTATGTGGCCAAACTGCAAAAACGCCTGACCAAGCTGGAAGCAGAAATTAAATCTCTGACTGGTAGGTTAAGTAATCCTAAGTTTGTGGAACAAGCTCCGCCAAATGTGGTAAAGGAAACACGAGACGCTTTAGCAGAAGCCCAAAAACAAGCTGAAATTTTGCGCGATCGCTTGCGTCAGCTAGCATAA
- a CDS encoding N-acetylglucosamine kinase has protein sequence MSYVLGIDGGGSKTICVLMNHQKEVVGRGEAGASNYQIIGVEAAITSIQTAIIAALNLTDTITVNAICLGLAGVGRSADIEIIKGILEYLQNSGYIPIIWSLKSSNIIITNDALIALVGGIGNDVGIVVAAGTGSIVLGQNQQGNTKRVGGWGYLLGDEGSAYKIAVAGMQAALKYYDGREIKTRILADLKQHLGLARIEDLIEVVYRRGWGVKEIAALAPIVDNAAAVGDEVANQIIDSAVQELVKATSTVINAIFSLGEVLEIVTTGSVWQGKCKMHERFSASMINKFPSAKVILPRYEPAYGAGLLALNSLVGEREN, from the coding sequence ATGAGCTATGTTTTAGGAATAGATGGTGGTGGTAGTAAGACTATTTGTGTTTTAATGAATCATCAAAAAGAAGTAGTAGGTCGTGGAGAAGCAGGTGCATCTAATTATCAAATTATTGGGGTTGAAGCAGCTATCACATCAATTCAAACTGCAATTATCGCCGCATTAAATTTAACTGATACAATCACAGTTAATGCTATCTGTCTAGGACTAGCAGGTGTAGGTCGTTCCGCAGATATCGAAATTATCAAAGGTATATTAGAATATTTGCAAAATAGCGGTTATATTCCTATTATTTGGTCATTAAAATCATCAAATATCATCATCACCAATGATGCTTTGATTGCCTTAGTCGGGGGAATTGGTAATGATGTAGGAATTGTCGTTGCAGCCGGGACTGGTTCAATAGTTTTAGGTCAAAATCAGCAAGGAAATACTAAAAGAGTCGGGGGTTGGGGCTATCTTTTAGGCGATGAAGGAAGTGCTTACAAAATTGCTGTTGCTGGTATGCAAGCAGCATTAAAATACTATGACGGACGTGAGATAAAAACTAGAATTTTGGCAGATTTAAAGCAGCATCTGGGTTTAGCAAGGATTGAAGATTTAATTGAAGTAGTATATCGACGTGGTTGGGGTGTTAAAGAAATAGCAGCTTTAGCGCCAATTGTTGACAACGCCGCGGCTGTAGGAGATGAAGTTGCGAATCAAATTATTGATAGTGCTGTTCAAGAGTTAGTTAAAGCAACTTCTACAGTAATTAACGCTATTTTTAGTCTTGGTGAAGTTTTGGAAATAGTCACAACCGGAAGTGTATGGCAAGGTAAATGCAAGATGCATGAAAGATTTTCAGCATCTATGATCAATAAATTTCCTTCTGCCAAAGTTATTTTGCCAAGATATGAACCTGCTTATGGTGCTGGTTTGTTGGCATTGAATAGTTTGGTAGGGGAAAGGGAAAATTAA
- a CDS encoding MFS transporter, producing the protein MKHQFVSRLPWAFIPTLYFASGVPYVIINTVSVIFYKKLGISNAQIALWTSFLYLPWVIKMFWGPFVDIYSTKRTWILATQLTMFFCLGLLAFSLQLPNFFFISLGILTIGAFISATYDIATDGFYLLALTPEQQAFFVGIRSLFYRLAVIFGSGILVFLAGKLEVNLKNISLSWTIALGVSALILAMIFILHRFVLPFPESDVKRQTETQTAIPFLQIITSYFRQQKILAILAFILLYRFGEAMLLKIASLFLLDKPEVGGLGLSTSDLGLVYGTFGVISLIFGGILGGLAISKYGLKKCLWPMALAMNLPNIFYIYMAYHQPSLNLVYPLVSLEQFGYGFGFTAFSVYLMYISQDEYKTSHFAISTGIMALGMMLPGIISGYLQQLFGYPLFFILVCVLTIPGMISMLFIPLKEEKQV; encoded by the coding sequence ATGAAACATCAATTTGTATCTCGCTTACCTTGGGCTTTTATCCCAACTCTTTATTTTGCCTCTGGTGTACCCTACGTTATTATCAACACTGTTTCTGTAATTTTTTATAAAAAGCTGGGCATTAGTAATGCTCAAATTGCCTTATGGACTAGCTTTCTGTATTTACCGTGGGTAATCAAAATGTTTTGGGGCCCATTTGTTGATATTTACTCTACTAAAAGAACATGGATTTTAGCTACACAATTAACTATGTTCTTTTGTTTAGGTTTATTAGCTTTTTCTTTACAACTACCAAATTTCTTTTTTATTTCTCTAGGAATATTAACTATAGGTGCTTTTATTTCTGCTACTTATGATATCGCTACCGATGGCTTTTATTTATTGGCTTTAACTCCAGAACAACAAGCATTTTTTGTTGGAATTCGCTCACTTTTCTATAGATTAGCTGTGATTTTTGGTTCTGGAATATTAGTATTTTTAGCTGGTAAGCTAGAAGTAAATTTAAAAAATATTTCTTTAAGTTGGACAATCGCTCTTGGTGTATCAGCTTTAATTTTAGCAATGATTTTTATTTTACACCGCTTTGTTTTACCTTTTCCAGAATCAGATGTTAAACGACAAACAGAAACACAAACAGCGATTCCTTTTTTACAGATTATCACTTCCTATTTTCGACAGCAGAAAATTTTAGCAATCTTAGCATTTATCTTACTATATAGATTCGGAGAGGCAATGCTGCTCAAAATAGCCTCGTTATTTTTATTAGATAAACCAGAGGTTGGTGGCTTGGGATTATCAACGTCAGATTTAGGTTTGGTATATGGCACTTTTGGAGTGATTTCATTAATTTTTGGTGGTATTTTAGGTGGATTAGCAATTTCTAAATATGGACTAAAAAAATGCCTTTGGCCTATGGCTTTAGCAATGAATTTACCAAATATATTTTATATCTATATGGCTTACCATCAGCCTTCACTCAATTTAGTTTATCCTTTAGTTTCTTTAGAACAATTTGGTTATGGTTTTGGATTTACGGCTTTTAGTGTTTATTTAATGTATATCTCTCAAGATGAATATAAGACTTCTCATTTTGCTATTTCAACTGGCATTATGGCTTTAGGTATGATGTTACCAGGAATAATTAGTGGTTATCTTCAACAGTTATTTGGATATCCATTATTTTTTATATTGGTTTGTGTATTAACTATTCCTGGTATGATTTCTATGCTATTTATTCCTTTAAAGGAAGAAAAACAAGTATAG
- a CDS encoding DUF4350 domain-containing protein, whose product MKASNRLIWLGAIAIAVLILLTIIAAPSNSKINSGSTYGLAPDGYGAWYAFMQDRGTTIKRWQKPFEQLKKEKRPVTLLQIYSQLNHPVLLSQEKEWVEAGNTLVVLGVRERVTAANFSTMQNSPFGNVKIATRRRLASISDQEKISLGDRFGAVVWEERRGKGKIIFSTTPYLAANAYQDYSSNFQYLASLVSQKGNLLLVDEYIHGYKDADVRKSEGERDLFSYLARTPLLPAFIQVCILLLVLIWAQNRRFGKPVALDTPELDNSEAYIQALAGVLHKAQSTDFLVEMIGKEEQLQLQKTLGLGSDLRDKQTLVNTWQQQIGTATAELHSVLQQSPKRRISERELISWLGKWQTLRRIKNNT is encoded by the coding sequence ATGAAAGCTTCAAATCGCCTAATCTGGCTGGGTGCGATCGCGATAGCAGTATTAATTTTACTAACCATCATTGCTGCTCCTAGTAATAGCAAAATTAATAGTGGTTCTACTTATGGTCTTGCTCCTGATGGCTATGGAGCCTGGTATGCTTTTATGCAAGACCGTGGAACAACAATCAAGCGCTGGCAAAAGCCTTTTGAGCAATTAAAGAAAGAAAAGCGTCCTGTAACGCTGTTACAAATTTACAGCCAACTCAACCACCCGGTTCTGTTATCCCAAGAAAAAGAATGGGTAGAAGCTGGCAATACTCTAGTAGTTTTGGGTGTGCGCGAACGGGTAACAGCAGCCAACTTTAGCACCATGCAAAACTCGCCCTTTGGCAATGTCAAAATTGCAACACGGCGACGATTGGCATCTATATCTGATCAGGAAAAAATTTCTTTGGGCGATCGCTTTGGTGCTGTTGTTTGGGAAGAAAGGCGCGGTAAAGGCAAAATAATTTTTTCTACTACTCCCTATTTAGCTGCGAATGCTTACCAAGATTATTCCAGTAATTTCCAGTATTTAGCCAGTTTGGTCAGCCAAAAAGGTAACTTATTATTGGTGGATGAGTATATCCACGGTTATAAGGATGCTGATGTCAGAAAAAGTGAAGGAGAAAGGGATTTATTTAGTTATTTAGCTAGAACCCCATTACTTCCAGCATTTATTCAGGTATGTATCTTACTATTGGTGTTAATTTGGGCACAAAATCGCCGCTTTGGTAAGCCTGTAGCTTTGGATACACCAGAACTAGATAACAGCGAAGCTTATATTCAAGCACTAGCGGGAGTACTGCATAAGGCTCAATCCACCGATTTTTTGGTAGAAATGATCGGCAAAGAAGAACAGTTACAACTACAAAAAACCTTAGGTTTAGGCTCAGATTTACGAGATAAACAAACTTTAGTCAATACTTGGCAGCAACAAATTGGCACTGCAACAGCAGAACTTCATAGTGTGTTGCAACAATCTCCAAAGCGCCGCATAAGTGAACGAGAGTTGATTAGTTGGTTAGGAAAGTGGCAAACCTTGAGGAGAATTAAAAATAATACTTAA
- a CDS encoding photosystem II S4 domain protein — protein sequence MLPREELLKGIENRDTVARVIDQAEQAIKTWEVVLTDFLSPPELAEIQRVFSRLTEVQLLVWGGYPQAERQRIAIARSELPLDLSQVAIAALDIAGNFLFDTATHRDFLGAMLGTGIIREKTGDIIVLGERGAQAIVVPELVEFLEMNLKQVRSVPVKTQRIDLSELKVREPKKKELTTVEASLRLDAIASAGFGMSRSKMVELIDDGDVRVNWKEITQASSQVKTGDLIAIRGKGRLEVGDIAVTKKDRYRVQLTRYM from the coding sequence ATGCTACCAAGGGAAGAACTTTTAAAAGGTATTGAAAATAGAGATACTGTTGCTCGTGTAATTGATCAAGCTGAGCAAGCGATTAAAACTTGGGAAGTAGTGTTGACTGATTTTCTTTCTCCCCCAGAGTTAGCAGAAATTCAACGGGTATTTAGTCGCTTAACTGAGGTGCAATTACTGGTGTGGGGAGGATACCCGCAAGCAGAACGTCAAAGAATTGCGATCGCACGCTCGGAACTTCCTTTAGATTTATCTCAAGTTGCGATCGCAGCGCTAGATATTGCTGGAAATTTTCTGTTTGATACTGCGACTCACCGCGACTTTTTAGGCGCAATGTTGGGAACTGGAATTATCCGCGAAAAGACGGGGGATATTATTGTTTTGGGTGAACGGGGAGCGCAGGCAATTGTTGTACCGGAATTAGTAGAATTTTTAGAAATGAACCTCAAGCAGGTACGTTCAGTTCCGGTCAAAACTCAACGCATTGATTTAAGCGAGTTAAAAGTACGAGAACCAAAGAAAAAAGAATTAACTACTGTTGAAGCTTCTTTAAGATTGGATGCGATCGCCTCAGCCGGGTTTGGCATGTCCCGCAGTAAAATGGTAGAGTTAATTGATGATGGTGATGTACGTGTCAATTGGAAAGAAATCACTCAAGCTAGTTCTCAAGTCAAAACAGGTGATTTAATTGCCATTCGCGGTAAAGGACGTTTAGAAGTTGGAGACATTGCTGTTACAAAAAAAGACAGATATCGTGTGCAATTAACTCGTTATATGTAA
- a CDS encoding DUF4129 domain-containing protein, which produces MTTEFEKTSLGWQSSQFQQQIGEWLEYQWSRLNPTLPELPSGWSIDSWFISLLKFLLWLGVSIFVIWLVWWLWREFSPYLYSRLAGAKGSDSASQTANVELSAAKLLTRSQEFYRQENYRDACRYLYFAMLQHLHEKGILPQKKSRTDGEYLQLLRLSRLQIQPYETLITTHEQLCFSDAEMLAENYEHCQQAYREIFQQ; this is translated from the coding sequence ATGACTACAGAATTTGAAAAAACAAGTTTAGGTTGGCAAAGTTCTCAATTTCAGCAACAAATTGGAGAGTGGCTGGAATATCAGTGGTCTCGTCTTAATCCCACACTACCAGAATTGCCTTCTGGCTGGTCGATAGATTCTTGGTTTATCTCACTCTTAAAGTTTCTGTTGTGGCTGGGAGTAAGTATATTTGTGATTTGGCTAGTTTGGTGGTTGTGGCGAGAATTTAGTCCTTATTTATATTCCAGGCTAGCTGGGGCTAAAGGTTCTGACTCTGCTTCCCAAACAGCAAATGTTGAGTTGTCAGCAGCAAAATTATTGACGCGATCACAAGAATTTTATCGTCAGGAAAACTACCGTGATGCTTGTCGTTATCTTTACTTTGCGATGTTACAGCACTTGCACGAAAAAGGTATTCTCCCCCAGAAAAAAAGCCGTACCGATGGCGAATATTTACAACTTTTGCGCCTGTCACGTCTCCAAATCCAGCCTTATGAAACTTTAATTACAACTCATGAGCAGTTATGCTTTAGTGATGCTGAGATGCTTGCTGAAAATTACGAGCATTGTCAGCAAGCATACCGGGAAATCTTTCAACAATAG
- a CDS encoding MoxR family ATPase has protein sequence MKNMSETHTVFNRLSQALNRVIVGQSSIVQQLLIALLAGGHVILEGVPGTGKTLLVKVLAQIIQAEFRRIQLTPDVLPADITGTNIFDLNSRSFTLKKGPVFTEVLLADEINRTPPKTQAALLEAMEEMQVTLDGESLPLPDLFWVIATQNPLEFEGTYPLPEAQLDRFVFKLVVDYPDEVAEKQMLLNRQAGFAARRLDIASLKPVANVAEILQARQEVKQVQVSEAIIDYLLALVRTSRQHPDLALGASPRAATSWFVTAQATAYLAGRDFVTPDDVKTVATPLLRHRLLLKPEALLDGLQIDAAIASILNKVPVPR, from the coding sequence ATTAAAAACATGAGCGAAACCCACACTGTATTTAATCGCCTTAGTCAAGCTTTAAACCGAGTCATTGTCGGGCAATCTAGTATTGTACAACAGCTACTCATCGCACTGTTGGCAGGTGGCCACGTAATTTTGGAAGGTGTACCAGGAACTGGTAAAACACTCTTGGTAAAAGTTTTGGCACAGATTATCCAAGCGGAGTTTCGTCGTATCCAACTCACGCCGGATGTTTTACCCGCAGATATTACTGGTACTAATATTTTTGACTTAAATAGTCGCAGTTTTACTTTGAAAAAGGGGCCAGTGTTTACTGAAGTGCTGTTAGCAGACGAAATTAACCGCACTCCCCCCAAAACCCAAGCGGCGCTACTAGAAGCAATGGAAGAAATGCAGGTAACGCTGGATGGTGAAAGTTTGCCATTACCAGATTTATTTTGGGTAATTGCTACGCAAAATCCCTTGGAGTTTGAGGGTACTTATCCTTTACCAGAAGCACAACTAGACAGATTTGTATTCAAGCTGGTAGTAGATTACCCAGATGAAGTAGCAGAAAAACAAATGTTACTAAATCGACAGGCGGGGTTTGCAGCACGACGTTTAGATATTGCTAGCCTTAAACCAGTGGCGAATGTAGCGGAAATTTTGCAGGCGCGACAAGAAGTCAAACAAGTGCAAGTTTCTGAAGCAATCATAGATTATCTTTTGGCATTGGTAAGAACATCGCGACAACACCCGGATTTAGCTTTGGGTGCATCACCCCGCGCTGCTACTTCTTGGTTTGTAACAGCACAAGCAACGGCGTACTTAGCAGGTAGGGATTTTGTTACTCCTGATGATGTCAAAACAGTTGCAACTCCACTGTTGCGTCATCGTCTGCTTTTGAAACCAGAAGCACTGTTAGATGGTTTACAAATTGATGCAGCGATCGCTTCAATACTTAACAAAGTTCCAGTACCAAGGTAA